From one Halothece sp. PCC 7418 genomic stretch:
- a CDS encoding Txe/YoeB family addiction module toxin — MSKKKNKKNQLNSQSSTLCPIFYDQFKEDLRWWATHNKKVYGKVFALIEDILDGDPFQGKGHPEPLKYMNYPGVWSRRIDQEHRLVYRVHNQKIHFLQARYHY, encoded by the coding sequence TTGTCGAAAAAGAAGAATAAAAAGAATCAACTCAACTCTCAATCTTCTACGCTTTGTCCTATTTTCTATGATCAATTCAAAGAAGACTTACGTTGGTGGGCAACTCATAACAAAAAAGTTTATGGGAAGGTTTTTGCTTTAATCGAAGACATATTAGACGGTGATCCATTTCAAGGAAAAGGTCATCCCGAACCTTTGAAATATATGAATTATCCAGGCGTTTGGTCTCGGCGCATCGATCAAGAACATCGTCTTGTTTATCGGGTTCACAATCAGAAAATTCATTTTCTTCAAGCACGTTACCACTACTGA
- a CDS encoding type II toxin-antitoxin system Phd/YefM family antitoxin: protein MLEPINYTQTRENFAKILDAVVEKGKVYAISRRGKQQAVLMSADDYSSLMTTLHLLRSRNNASRLFEALEASEREETPTQTLDELREEMSFVEKEE, encoded by the coding sequence ATGTTAGAGCCAATTAACTATACTCAGACACGGGAAAATTTTGCCAAAATTCTTGACGCAGTTGTAGAAAAGGGAAAAGTTTACGCGATTTCCCGACGGGGAAAACAGCAAGCTGTCTTGATGTCAGCAGATGACTATTCCAGTTTGATGACAACATTGCATTTGCTGCGATCGCGCAATAATGCTTCACGGTTATTTGAAGCTCTAGAAGCATCAGAAAGAGAGGAGACTCCAACTCAAACCTTAGATGAACTCCGAGAGGAGATGAGTTTTGTCGAAAAAGAAGAATAA
- a CDS encoding L-threonylcarbamoyladenylate synthase has protein sequence MSLVSFSELVTGAKEGKVVSFPTDTVPALAVRPDCAEAIFELKQREATKPLILMGASPEQLWDYVEGTPEEFQVWEQTAQQYFPGQLTLVLPSSSLVRPEVNPKTADTIGIRVPDCAIARQVFASTGVLATTSANRSGQPPLTTPEAINQAFPEVLVLADTEPIVSSGLPSTVAKWTGQDWEILRQGNIYLK, from the coding sequence ATGAGTCTTGTGTCTTTTTCTGAACTGGTAACAGGTGCTAAAGAAGGCAAAGTGGTAAGTTTTCCCACAGATACCGTTCCCGCTTTAGCCGTGCGCCCTGACTGTGCAGAAGCAATTTTTGAATTAAAACAACGGGAAGCCACCAAACCTTTGATCTTAATGGGAGCATCTCCAGAACAGTTATGGGATTATGTAGAAGGAACTCCCGAGGAGTTTCAAGTGTGGGAACAAACCGCACAGCAGTATTTTCCAGGACAGTTGACTTTAGTGTTACCCAGTTCTTCTCTTGTACGGCCAGAAGTGAATCCGAAAACAGCCGATACGATTGGGATTCGAGTTCCTGATTGCGCGATCGCGCGCCAAGTTTTTGCTTCTACAGGCGTTCTTGCGACCACCAGCGCCAATCGGTCGGGACAACCGCCCTTAACCACGCCAGAAGCGATTAATCAAGCCTTTCCTGAAGTTTTAGTCCTTGCGGATACAGAACCAATCGTGAGTAGTGGTTTACCTTCTACTGTTGCGAAATGGACAGGTCAAGATTGGGAAATTCTGCGACAAGGAAATATTTATTTAAAATAA
- the panB gene encoding 3-methyl-2-oxobutanoate hydroxymethyltransferase: MVVTTAQLLKWKQQQRPITVLTAWDYAFAQILDEVGLDILLVGDSLAMTALGHETTLPLSLEAMLHHAAAVKRGAKRALVVCDLPFLTYQESEQQAIQTAGRVLKETGVQAVKLEGGNRAIAQTVTTLTRIGIPVMGHIGLTPQSVHRLGYRQQGKTPEEAERIYQEAMNLEEAGVFAIVLEHIPNELAAKITSTLSVPTIGIGAGKQCDGQVLVTSDLLGLTPKQPPFAKAYINLREMITEAAENYIDDVKHQHFPS, encoded by the coding sequence ATGGTGGTAACAACCGCACAACTTTTGAAGTGGAAGCAACAACAACGCCCGATTACTGTCTTGACCGCTTGGGATTACGCCTTTGCTCAAATTTTGGATGAGGTGGGGCTAGATATCTTGCTGGTGGGAGATTCTTTAGCGATGACGGCTTTGGGACATGAGACGACACTTCCCCTCAGTTTGGAGGCAATGCTTCATCACGCAGCAGCCGTGAAGCGAGGGGCAAAACGGGCTTTGGTCGTTTGCGATCTGCCGTTTTTGACTTATCAAGAAAGTGAACAGCAAGCGATTCAGACCGCAGGACGGGTGTTGAAAGAAACGGGGGTGCAGGCGGTGAAGTTGGAAGGGGGAAACCGCGCGATCGCGCAAACGGTAACAACGCTAACCCGCATCGGCATTCCTGTCATGGGTCATATTGGTTTGACCCCACAATCAGTCCATCGTCTCGGTTATCGCCAACAAGGGAAGACACCAGAAGAAGCAGAACGGATCTACCAAGAAGCCATGAATCTAGAGGAAGCAGGAGTCTTCGCGATCGTTCTTGAACATATTCCCAATGAACTGGCTGCTAAAATTACGAGTACGCTTTCTGTTCCGACAATTGGTATTGGGGCGGGAAAACAGTGTGATGGGCAAGTTTTAGTGACTTCAGACTTACTAGGCTTAACCCCAAAACAACCGCCATTTGCGAAAGCCTATATTAATTTACGGGAAATGATTACGGAAGCAGCAGAAAATTATATTGACGACGTTAAACATCAACACTTCCCCTCATGA
- a CDS encoding universal stress protein, with amino-acid sequence MFKTILFSIDRSRETQEAVATVTNLVQTYNSRLVLLSVVEAAEADKEDKRQMTSESSVTELLEGVKSLFAEENINAETLEREGRPAFIICDVADELDADLIVMGCRGVGLIEEEASDSVSNRVINLSPCPVLVVP; translated from the coding sequence ATGTTTAAAACGATTCTCTTTTCCATCGACCGTAGTCGAGAAACCCAAGAAGCGGTTGCAACTGTAACCAACTTAGTTCAAACCTATAATAGCCGTCTCGTTTTACTCTCCGTGGTAGAAGCAGCAGAAGCAGACAAAGAAGATAAACGACAAATGACCTCAGAAAGTTCGGTGACTGAACTCCTAGAAGGGGTCAAATCCTTATTTGCGGAAGAAAATATCAACGCTGAAACCTTAGAACGAGAAGGCAGACCCGCTTTTATCATTTGCGATGTTGCGGATGAACTGGATGCCGATTTGATTGTGATGGGCTGTCGTGGGGTCGGTCTCATTGAAGAAGAAGCCTCCGATAGTGTCAGTAATCGGGTTATTAATCTCTCTCCTTGTCCTGTTTTAGTCGTTCCCTAA
- the ylqF gene encoding ribosome biogenesis GTPase YlqF, whose translation MAIIQWYPGHIAKAERELKQQLKNVDVVLEVLDARIPLASQHPQVSQWVGNKPRLLVINRQDMIPESLHSEWMAWFQTQGYSPYLTDAQQGKGIKPLLKAAQKAGEAINEKRRSRGMRDRAVRAVVMGFPNVGKSALINRLVGRKVVRSARKAGVTRQLKWVRISQQIDLLDAPGVIPPKLEDQNAAIKLAICDDIGEAAYDLQNTAAELIELLKQFDDNEIFTQRYNLPVNNLTGYAYVAILAERRHHNDKERTARELLNDFRKGLMGTIPLELPPTLPTRI comes from the coding sequence ATGGCAATCATTCAGTGGTATCCTGGTCATATTGCAAAAGCGGAACGGGAATTAAAACAGCAGTTAAAAAATGTGGATGTGGTTTTAGAAGTGCTGGATGCAAGAATTCCCCTTGCATCCCAACATCCTCAAGTCTCGCAATGGGTGGGAAATAAACCCCGTCTCTTAGTGATTAATCGTCAGGATATGATTCCAGAAAGCCTCCATTCAGAATGGATGGCTTGGTTTCAAACTCAGGGGTATTCTCCTTATTTAACGGATGCACAACAAGGAAAAGGGATTAAACCTTTGTTGAAAGCAGCACAAAAAGCAGGAGAAGCCATCAATGAAAAACGGAGAAGTCGAGGAATGCGCGATCGCGCTGTGCGTGCAGTTGTCATGGGCTTTCCTAATGTCGGTAAATCGGCACTCATTAACCGCTTAGTTGGTCGTAAAGTTGTCCGCAGTGCTCGCAAAGCGGGGGTCACTCGCCAATTGAAATGGGTCCGCATTTCGCAACAAATTGATTTATTAGATGCACCAGGAGTAATTCCCCCCAAACTTGAAGATCAAAATGCTGCGATCAAACTGGCGATCTGCGATGATATTGGAGAAGCAGCGTATGATTTACAAAATACGGCAGCAGAATTAATTGAATTATTAAAACAATTCGATGATAATGAAATTTTTACCCAGCGTTATAATCTTCCAGTCAATAATTTAACTGGTTATGCTTATGTTGCAATTCTCGCCGAACGCCGTCATCACAACGATAAGGAACGAACCGCTCGGGAACTCCTGAATGACTTTCGCAAAGGATTAATGGGAACAATTCCCTTAGAACTCCCGCCAACTTTGCCAACACGAATTTAA
- the psbU gene encoding photosystem II complex extrinsic protein PsbU translates to MRKLVSRLLFVLFSISLILGVGQSSALALNANQINVSSVSVLAEIRNDADQKLQQIGNKIDLNNTNIQAFRDLRGFYPTLARKIIENSPYEKVEDVLQIPDLSERQQQRLEENLDQFVVTDPEAAFVEGDDRINNGVYGGY, encoded by the coding sequence ATGCGAAAGTTAGTATCACGATTGCTGTTTGTACTATTCAGTATCAGTTTAATATTAGGTGTGGGACAATCTTCGGCATTAGCGCTCAATGCTAATCAAATTAATGTATCGAGCGTTTCTGTTCTTGCGGAAATTCGCAATGATGCGGATCAAAAATTACAACAAATTGGCAACAAAATTGACCTCAATAACACGAACATTCAGGCGTTTCGTGACTTGAGAGGGTTTTACCCCACTCTGGCTCGCAAAATCATCGAAAATTCTCCTTATGAGAAGGTAGAAGATGTTTTACAAATTCCTGATTTAAGTGAACGCCAACAACAGCGCTTAGAGGAAAATTTAGACCAATTTGTCGTCACTGATCCAGAAGCAGCATTTGTGGAAGGAGATGACCGCATCAATAATGGAGTCTATGGCGGTTATTAA
- a CDS encoding peroxiredoxin, producing MALQLGDVVPDFKQQSSMGEISFHEWAGDSWVILFSHPADYTPVCTTELGEVARLKPEFDKRNVKILALSVDDAESHQGWINDINETQSCSVNYPILADGDRKVSDLYGMIHPNSLNNLTVRSVFVIDPQKKLRLTLTYPASTGRNFPELLRVIDSLQLTDNYQVATPVNWKEGDDVVVVPSISTEEAKQKFPKGVTEVKPYLRMTPQPDK from the coding sequence ATGGCACTACAACTTGGTGATGTTGTTCCAGACTTTAAACAACAATCAAGTATGGGAGAAATCTCCTTCCATGAATGGGCGGGAGATAGCTGGGTGATCTTATTTTCTCATCCTGCGGATTATACCCCTGTTTGCACCACAGAATTAGGGGAAGTGGCTCGTCTGAAACCTGAGTTTGATAAGCGCAATGTCAAGATTTTAGCGTTAAGTGTGGATGATGCAGAGTCTCATCAGGGATGGATTAATGATATTAATGAAACCCAATCCTGCTCTGTTAATTATCCCATCTTGGCCGACGGCGATCGTAAAGTCTCTGATCTTTACGGGATGATTCATCCCAACTCTCTCAATAACCTCACAGTACGCTCAGTTTTTGTTATTGATCCTCAGAAGAAACTGCGTTTGACTTTAACGTATCCCGCGAGCACAGGTCGCAATTTCCCAGAATTATTGCGTGTGATTGATTCTTTACAGTTAACTGATAATTACCAAGTCGCGACCCCTGTCAACTGGAAAGAAGGAGATGATGTGGTTGTTGTTCCTAGCATTTCCACCGAAGAAGCCAAACAGAAATTCCCGAAAGGAGTGACTGAGGTTAAGCCTTATCTACGCATGACTCCTCAACCTGATAAGTAA
- a CDS encoding ABC transporter substrate-binding protein, whose amino-acid sequence MISAIKVSLWIFCVTLTFLLASCTPFNGSPQTDNVTRLTLWHGINPPSNREVFQDLVAQFNQKHENLKIDAIYIGQPDGQLPKILTAVVGEVPPDMLWFVPQLTGQLVELGAIRPLNDWLDQSSVKDEIDPVLLNSMELNNQIWSVPFATNNAAIFYRPSLFAKAGIETPPQTWEELEEAAEKLTKDFDQDGLVDQYGMFLSLGKGEWTVFTWLPFVYSAKGELLTEQKQPNLVNEGTIEALEFGSKLVQNNWATLSAPERGYILDQFLSGGAAMQVTGPWTLGQLSQTDVDYDVFPFPKKKQQSAVVGGENLFVFKTNPEREKACFEFLEYVLSESFQTEWALRTGYLPINLKSQQSEDYQQFVEENPVLKVFLEQMEVAEVRPILANYSRLSENLGRAIEASLLGKKAPEEALKESQRRLELIFQD is encoded by the coding sequence ATGATTTCTGCAATCAAAGTTTCTCTCTGGATTTTTTGTGTTACTTTAACCTTCCTTTTAGCAAGTTGTACCCCGTTTAATGGGTCTCCTCAAACCGACAATGTCACTCGTTTAACCCTATGGCATGGCATTAATCCCCCGTCCAATCGCGAGGTTTTTCAAGACCTTGTTGCTCAATTTAATCAGAAGCATGAAAACCTGAAAATTGATGCGATTTATATCGGTCAACCCGATGGACAACTCCCGAAAATTTTAACGGCGGTGGTGGGCGAAGTACCCCCTGATATGTTGTGGTTTGTTCCCCAATTAACGGGTCAATTGGTGGAGTTAGGCGCGATTCGTCCCTTAAATGATTGGCTCGATCAATCTTCTGTAAAAGACGAAATTGATCCCGTTTTATTGAACAGCATGGAACTAAATAATCAGATTTGGTCTGTGCCTTTTGCCACCAATAATGCAGCGATTTTTTATCGTCCCTCTTTATTTGCCAAAGCAGGAATTGAAACCCCTCCTCAAACTTGGGAAGAGTTGGAAGAAGCAGCAGAAAAACTAACAAAAGATTTTGATCAAGATGGTTTAGTTGATCAATATGGAATGTTTCTCTCTTTAGGAAAAGGGGAGTGGACGGTTTTTACTTGGTTACCCTTTGTGTATAGTGCTAAGGGAGAGCTTTTAACAGAGCAAAAACAACCGAATTTAGTGAATGAAGGAACAATTGAAGCCTTAGAATTCGGGTCGAAATTAGTCCAAAATAACTGGGCAACTTTATCCGCACCTGAGCGAGGGTATATTCTCGATCAATTTTTATCAGGGGGGGCTGCTATGCAAGTGACTGGCCCTTGGACATTAGGACAACTGAGTCAAACCGATGTGGATTATGATGTGTTTCCTTTTCCCAAGAAAAAGCAACAGTCCGCTGTAGTTGGTGGGGAAAATTTATTTGTATTTAAGACAAACCCAGAGCGAGAAAAAGCCTGTTTTGAATTTTTGGAATATGTTTTAAGTGAGTCGTTTCAAACAGAATGGGCATTACGGACGGGTTATTTACCGATCAATCTTAAATCGCAACAAAGCGAGGACTATCAGCAGTTTGTGGAAGAAAATCCAGTATTAAAGGTCTTTTTAGAACAAATGGAAGTTGCAGAAGTGCGTCCAATTCTTGCCAATTATAGTCGTTTATCAGAAAACTTGGGTCGCGCGATCGAAGCCAGTTTATTGGGCAAAAAAGCTCCAGAAGAAGCCTTAAAAGAATCTCAACGACGGTTAGAATTAATTTTCCAAGACTAA
- the secA gene encoding preprotein translocase subunit SecA: MFLQKLFGDPNERKLKKLQPTVTEVNLYEEDIQALSDEALREKTQEFKEKLAQAKNETEEDEIIEEILPEAFAVVREAARRVLGLRHYDVQILGGIVLHSGEIAEMKTGEGKTLVATLPCYLNALSGKGVHVVTVNDYLARRDSEWMGQVHRFLGLSVGLIQQGMSPRERQENYACDITYTTNSELGFDYLRDNMATSLEEVVQRPFNYCIIDEVDSVLIDEARTPLIISGQVERPTEKYIRASEVAKELKRDREGELKTEEAVALEEAEAGQEAHYEVDEKAKSVILTDEGFAKAEELLGVNDLYDPEDPWAHYIFNAIKAKELFIKDVNYIVRNGEVVIVDEFTGRVMPGRRWSDGLHQAIEAKEEVEIQKETQTLASITYQNFFLLYPKLSGMTGTAKTEEAEFEKIYNLQVTIIPTNLPLARRDLADSVYKNERGKWKSVADECQEKHEQGRPVLVGTTSVEKSELLSKLLDERELPYNVLNARPENVERESEIIAQAGRKGAITIATNMAGRGTDIILGGNPDYMARLKLREYFMPKVVIPEEDDDLAVSVPNGKKRSGGQGFGGQNKKKKVKTWRASPQIFPTELSKATEQKLKEAVDYAVQEYGLQSLPELDAEEKVAIAAEKAPTDDPVIQNLRNVYRDIYQEYEAYTSQEHDEVVELGGLHVIGTERHESRRIDNQLRGRAGRQGDPGSTRFFLSLEDNLLRIFGGDRVSGMMNAFRVEEDMPIESGMLTRSLENAQRKVETFYYDTRKQIFEYDEVMNNQRRAIYAERRRVLEGKDLKDQVLEYARRTMDDIVNAYVNPELPPEEWDLESMVAKAKEFVYLLEDVEPSQMEDMTFGEMRAFLHEEIHKAYDIKEAEVEKLQPGLMRQAERFFMLQQIDTLWREHLQAMDSLRESVGLRGYGQRDPLVEYKQEGYEMFLEMMIDIRRNVVYSLFQFQPQVQQPQTV; encoded by the coding sequence ATGTTCTTACAAAAACTCTTTGGCGACCCTAACGAACGGAAGCTCAAAAAATTACAACCCACCGTTACAGAAGTTAACCTCTATGAAGAAGATATTCAAGCCCTCTCTGATGAAGCGTTAAGAGAGAAAACCCAAGAATTTAAGGAAAAACTGGCGCAAGCCAAAAATGAAACTGAAGAAGATGAAATTATAGAAGAAATTTTACCAGAAGCCTTTGCCGTGGTTCGGGAAGCAGCCCGCCGTGTTTTGGGTTTGCGTCACTACGATGTGCAAATTTTAGGTGGGATTGTTCTGCACAGTGGTGAAATTGCGGAGATGAAAACAGGGGAAGGAAAAACCCTTGTTGCAACCCTTCCTTGCTATCTTAATGCCTTAAGCGGGAAAGGAGTCCATGTCGTAACCGTGAACGATTATCTGGCGCGGAGGGACTCGGAATGGATGGGACAAGTGCATCGGTTTTTGGGGTTAAGTGTCGGTTTAATTCAACAGGGAATGTCTCCTAGAGAACGTCAAGAGAATTATGCCTGTGATATTACTTATACGACAAACAGCGAACTCGGTTTTGACTATTTACGGGACAATATGGCGACTTCCTTAGAGGAAGTGGTGCAACGTCCCTTTAACTATTGCATTATTGACGAGGTGGACTCCGTTTTAATTGATGAAGCGAGAACGCCGTTGATTATTTCGGGTCAGGTGGAACGTCCCACCGAAAAATATATTCGGGCTTCAGAGGTAGCAAAAGAACTAAAGCGCGATCGCGAGGGAGAATTAAAAACCGAAGAAGCTGTTGCCCTAGAAGAGGCAGAAGCAGGACAAGAAGCCCATTATGAGGTAGATGAAAAGGCAAAAAGCGTTATTTTAACCGATGAAGGATTCGCCAAAGCAGAAGAACTCTTAGGAGTCAATGACCTCTATGATCCCGAAGATCCTTGGGCGCACTATATCTTTAATGCGATTAAAGCGAAAGAATTATTTATCAAAGACGTTAACTACATTGTCCGTAATGGTGAAGTGGTCATTGTTGACGAATTTACGGGACGGGTGATGCCTGGTCGTCGCTGGAGTGATGGCTTACACCAAGCGATTGAAGCTAAGGAAGAGGTAGAAATTCAAAAAGAAACTCAAACCCTTGCCAGTATCACGTATCAAAACTTCTTCTTGTTGTATCCCAAACTGTCTGGAATGACAGGAACCGCAAAAACGGAAGAAGCCGAATTTGAGAAAATCTATAATCTGCAAGTTACGATTATTCCCACCAACCTACCCTTAGCGCGTCGAGACTTAGCTGATTCTGTTTATAAAAATGAACGGGGAAAATGGAAATCGGTGGCGGATGAATGTCAAGAAAAGCACGAACAAGGGCGACCCGTTTTGGTGGGAACAACCAGTGTCGAAAAATCGGAACTCCTCTCCAAGTTACTCGATGAACGAGAATTACCTTATAACGTCCTGAATGCCCGTCCTGAGAACGTAGAACGGGAATCGGAAATTATCGCGCAAGCGGGACGCAAAGGGGCGATTACCATTGCAACCAACATGGCGGGGCGTGGTACTGACATTATTTTAGGGGGAAACCCCGACTATATGGCGCGGTTAAAACTGCGGGAATATTTCATGCCAAAAGTGGTCATTCCTGAAGAAGATGATGACTTAGCAGTCAGTGTTCCCAATGGTAAAAAACGCAGTGGCGGACAAGGCTTTGGCGGTCAGAATAAAAAGAAAAAAGTGAAGACTTGGCGGGCTTCTCCCCAAATCTTCCCCACAGAGCTATCAAAAGCAACAGAACAGAAATTAAAAGAAGCGGTGGATTATGCCGTTCAAGAGTATGGCTTGCAGAGTTTACCTGAATTAGATGCAGAAGAAAAAGTCGCGATCGCGGCGGAAAAAGCGCCCACAGATGATCCAGTGATTCAAAATCTGAGAAATGTCTATCGCGATATTTATCAAGAATACGAAGCCTACACCAGCCAAGAACATGATGAAGTAGTCGAACTCGGTGGCTTGCACGTCATTGGGACAGAACGTCACGAATCCCGACGCATTGACAACCAACTGCGCGGACGGGCGGGACGACAAGGCGACCCTGGTTCCACTCGCTTCTTCCTCAGTTTAGAAGATAATTTACTCCGCATTTTTGGCGGCGATCGCGTCTCAGGAATGATGAATGCTTTCCGCGTGGAAGAAGATATGCCCATTGAATCAGGAATGCTGACTCGTTCTCTGGAAAACGCGCAACGGAAAGTGGAAACCTTCTACTACGACACCCGTAAACAAATCTTTGAATATGACGAAGTGATGAACAATCAACGTCGCGCCATTTACGCGGAACGTCGCCGTGTCTTGGAAGGGAAAGACCTCAAAGATCAGGTTTTAGAATACGCCCGCCGAACCATGGACGATATTGTCAACGCTTATGTTAACCCTGAATTACCCCCTGAAGAATGGGATTTAGAGTCGATGGTGGCGAAAGCCAAAGAGTTTGTTTACCTCCTAGAGGATGTTGAACCGTCGCAAATGGAAGATATGACCTTTGGAGAAATGCGGGCGTTTCTCCACGAAGAAATTCATAAGGCTTACGACATTAAAGAAGCAGAAGTGGAAAAACTGCAACCTGGTTTAATGCGTCAAGCCGAACGGTTCTTCATGTTACAACAAATTGATACCCTCTGGCGGGAACACTTGCAAGCCATGGACTCGCTGCGGGAATCAGTGGGGTTACGCGGTTACGGACAGCGCGATCCTTTAGTTGAATATAAACAAGAAGGATACGAAATGTTCCTCGAAATGATGATTGATATTCGGCGGAATGTGGTTTATTCTCTCTTCCAGTTCCAACCGCAAGTGCAGCAACCGCAAACCGTTTGA
- a CDS encoding LptA/OstA family protein → MLEKKHFSPLKQGLLAITLFGTLILPNSSAIAQSINRGTDNTMTVRSDVQEANSETGVITARGNVQINYPVQELQATAAQAQYFRKERRLVLTGDVYVLQGENSIRAEKVTYLLEEGRFVATPKDEQQVTSTYVVPQPQQNNTTSSPQ, encoded by the coding sequence ATGCTTGAGAAAAAACATTTTTCTCCCTTGAAACAGGGCTTACTAGCCATAACTCTCTTTGGAACGCTAATTTTACCGAACTCCAGCGCGATCGCGCAATCGATCAACCGTGGTACTGACAATACGATGACAGTTCGTTCTGATGTCCAAGAAGCCAATTCGGAAACGGGGGTCATTACAGCCCGAGGAAATGTTCAGATTAATTATCCTGTGCAGGAGTTACAAGCCACTGCAGCCCAAGCTCAATATTTTCGCAAGGAACGCCGTCTTGTTTTAACGGGAGATGTCTATGTGTTACAAGGAGAGAATAGCATTCGTGCGGAAAAAGTAACTTACTTATTAGAAGAAGGACGATTTGTCGCCACGCCAAAAGATGAACAACAAGTGACTTCCACTTATGTTGTCCCCCAACCCCAGCAGAATAATACGACATCCTCTCCTCAGTAG
- the lptB gene encoding LPS export ABC transporter ATP-binding protein, with product MSLVLKNIYKSYGKLTIVSRVSVMVSPGEIVGLLGPNGAGKTTTFYIATGLVKPDQGSVWLGEQNITDLPLDQRSRLGIGYLPQQPSIFRYLTVADNLRLALEENHFSGRIRQHRLQTLLQEFRLENIANTEGSRVSGGERRRTELARALAVGETGPQFLLLDEPFAGVDPIAVSELQTLINQLRSKNMGILITDHNVRETLEITDRAYIMSDGGILASGQAQELYNDPLVRQHYLGENFDR from the coding sequence GTGAGTTTAGTGCTAAAAAATATTTATAAGTCTTATGGCAAGTTAACCATTGTCAGTCGTGTTAGTGTCATGGTTTCCCCAGGGGAAATTGTCGGCTTATTGGGGCCCAATGGTGCGGGAAAAACCACCACTTTTTATATTGCCACGGGTTTGGTGAAACCTGATCAAGGCAGTGTCTGGCTGGGAGAACAAAATATTACTGATCTGCCTCTTGATCAACGATCGCGCTTAGGAATTGGCTATCTCCCACAACAGCCCAGTATCTTTCGCTATCTCACTGTTGCGGATAATTTACGCCTCGCCTTAGAAGAAAACCATTTTTCTGGGCGCATTCGACAGCACCGACTGCAAACCTTACTACAAGAATTCCGCTTAGAAAATATTGCCAATACTGAAGGGAGTCGAGTCTCAGGGGGGGAACGCCGACGCACAGAGTTAGCCCGCGCCTTAGCAGTGGGAGAAACAGGACCCCAATTTCTTTTATTAGATGAACCCTTTGCGGGAGTCGATCCGATCGCGGTTTCAGAATTACAAACGCTAATTAATCAGCTGCGATCAAAAAATATGGGAATTCTCATTACTGATCACAATGTCCGCGAAACCTTAGAAATTACAGATCGGGCTTATATCATGAGCGATGGGGGGATTTTAGCCTCTGGTCAAGCCCAAGAACTCTACAATGATCCTTTAGTACGTCAACACTATCTAGGAGAAAATTTTGATCGCTAA
- a CDS encoding Calvin cycle protein CP12 encodes MSNIEEQIEKQREEAREVCGSEGTESQDCAVAWDTVEELQAEYAHQRSDKPKKTSLEQYCDENPEAAECRVYDD; translated from the coding sequence ATGAGTAATATTGAAGAACAAATTGAAAAACAGCGTGAAGAAGCTCGTGAAGTTTGTGGCAGCGAAGGAACTGAGTCTCAAGACTGTGCTGTCGCTTGGGACACAGTAGAAGAACTGCAAGCTGAGTACGCTCACCAACGCTCTGACAAACCTAAGAAAACTTCCTTAGAGCAGTATTGCGATGAAAATCCAGAAGCTGCAGAATGCCGTGTTTATGATGACTAA